In one Alphaproteobacteria bacterium genomic region, the following are encoded:
- a CDS encoding AAA family ATPase encodes MSNEVVNINDWRDFNSAAPQRQDDARQTGLSVDEIKVRLNANLRGLLSYLFPAGVFRHGKFLVGDVRGNKGESLSIELNGPKAGMWHDFATGEGGDVLALWAAATGRNTQSDFPSLLDDVRQWLGEPRPETVTAEPERTVPMDELGPVTAKWDYLDGEGALLACVYRYDPPSGKQFRPWDVSCRKMKAPEPRPLYNQPAMKSAMDVVLVEGEKAADALISQGVCATTAMNGAKAPVEKNDWSPLCGKRVLIWPDKDAAGWQYAEAAAEATLGAGARSVAILMPPLDKPEKWDAADAVDDGMDIDAFIANAPRQSIVSPRPNAQAFSLKQLLGDRSPMPDDIIAPRVLTPSGLLVFGGAPKVGKSDFLLCWLVHMAAGIEFLSFTPPRPLRIFYLQAEIQYHYLRERLQEISLQPEVIRQAHDNLVITPQLKLILNEAGVETVGALIRKHFPDGLDIIVIDPIRNVFDGGEAGPSENDNNAMLFFLRDRVEKLRDAVDPNAGIILVHHTRKLSKKQVDEDPFQALSGAGALRGYYSSGMILFRPDETRSERKLITELRNGPALAAKIVDKDGGQWVEIDPSSERLIRQEYGEKLDAERLRKRDVILQVLFEEALGGRVYTATQFAERFENRAGLGGRSTIAERVSVLTTKGYIKYFRNPEDHDLPPLPRTRYGYLCVQGMQLGEAEDVVDEETGEVFQSVHQLLPTHYKCHQSGAVLEVESPHNWVYHDEEMDHE; translated from the coding sequence AGCGCCAAGACGATGCCCGCCAAACGGGGCTCTCGGTTGATGAGATCAAGGTGCGGCTCAATGCCAATTTGCGTGGCCTTCTGTCCTACCTTTTTCCCGCCGGTGTTTTCCGTCATGGAAAATTTCTCGTTGGCGATGTCCGAGGCAACAAGGGCGAAAGCCTGAGTATTGAGCTCAACGGGCCTAAAGCCGGGATGTGGCATGACTTTGCGACAGGTGAGGGTGGCGACGTGCTCGCACTTTGGGCCGCAGCAACAGGGCGCAACACCCAATCGGATTTCCCATCGTTATTGGATGACGTTCGCCAGTGGCTGGGCGAGCCGCGACCGGAAACTGTAACTGCGGAACCGGAACGTACCGTGCCGATGGACGAGTTGGGGCCGGTGACAGCTAAGTGGGACTATCTTGATGGAGAAGGCGCTCTGTTGGCCTGTGTCTATCGCTATGACCCGCCCAGTGGAAAGCAGTTCCGGCCCTGGGACGTTTCATGCCGGAAGATGAAGGCTCCGGAACCGCGACCGCTTTATAACCAGCCCGCCATGAAATCCGCCATGGATGTGGTGTTGGTCGAAGGCGAGAAGGCGGCAGATGCCTTAATCAGTCAGGGTGTTTGTGCCACGACGGCCATGAACGGGGCTAAGGCACCGGTTGAGAAAAACGACTGGTCACCGCTTTGTGGCAAACGGGTCTTGATCTGGCCCGACAAGGATGCGGCAGGTTGGCAGTACGCGGAAGCTGCTGCCGAGGCTACTCTTGGAGCCGGTGCGCGTTCCGTCGCTATTCTCATGCCGCCCCTGGATAAACCGGAAAAGTGGGATGCGGCGGACGCTGTCGATGACGGCATGGACATTGATGCCTTCATTGCCAACGCACCGCGTCAATCCATCGTAAGCCCGAGGCCCAACGCGCAAGCCTTTAGCCTGAAGCAGTTGCTGGGTGATCGCTCCCCCATGCCGGACGACATCATTGCGCCCCGCGTATTGACGCCATCAGGCCTGCTGGTTTTCGGCGGTGCGCCCAAGGTCGGTAAAAGTGATTTCTTGCTCTGCTGGTTGGTTCACATGGCCGCAGGCATTGAGTTTCTGTCTTTTACGCCACCGCGTCCATTGCGCATTTTCTATCTGCAGGCCGAAATTCAATACCACTATCTCCGGGAACGCCTTCAGGAAATCTCGTTGCAGCCTGAGGTGATCCGCCAAGCCCATGACAATCTCGTCATCACACCGCAGCTCAAGCTCATTTTGAATGAAGCGGGCGTTGAGACGGTTGGTGCTTTAATCCGAAAGCACTTCCCCGATGGCTTGGACATCATCGTCATTGATCCGATTCGAAACGTCTTTGATGGCGGTGAAGCGGGACCGAGCGAGAACGACAACAACGCCATGTTGTTCTTCTTGCGTGATCGGGTCGAGAAACTTCGTGACGCTGTGGATCCGAATGCAGGCATCATTCTGGTCCATCACACCCGCAAGCTTTCAAAGAAACAGGTCGATGAGGATCCGTTCCAGGCGCTTTCCGGCGCAGGGGCGCTTCGGGGCTACTACAGCTCAGGCATGATCCTGTTTCGTCCTGATGAAACGCGCTCTGAACGCAAGCTCATCACGGAACTGCGCAACGGCCCAGCCCTGGCGGCAAAGATCGTCGATAAGGACGGTGGCCAATGGGTTGAGATTGATCCGTCATCAGAGAGGCTGATCCGTCAGGAATATGGCGAAAAGCTCGATGCCGAACGCCTGCGTAAACGCGACGTTATTCTTCAGGTTCTCTTCGAAGAAGCTCTGGGCGGGCGGGTTTACACCGCGACCCAATTTGCCGAGCGGTTTGAAAACCGGGCCGGTTTGGGTGGCCGGAGCACCATTGCTGAACGCGTCAGTGTTTTAACCACCAAAGGCTACATCAAATATTTCCGTAACCCGGAAGATCACGATCTGCCGCCTCTGCCGCGCACCCGCTACGGCTATCTCTGCGTTCAGGGCATGCAGTTGGGGGAAGCCGAGGACGTTGTGGATGAGGAAACCGGTGAGGTTTTCCAAAGCGTCCATCAGCTCCTTCCGACCCATTACAAGTGCCATCAGTCAGGGGCCGTTCTGGAGGTCGAAAGCCCGCACAACTGGGTCTATCACGATGAGGAGATGGACCATGAATAG
- a CDS encoding DUF6378 domain-containing protein: MNGEMMLKQAAAIVGNRRETYGEPSASMTAIAKRWSITLGQPITPSQVALCLIDLKLARLAHDPGHLDSMIDVAGYAAVLKEVSR, encoded by the coding sequence ATGAACGGCGAAATGATGCTCAAACAGGCCGCTGCCATTGTCGGCAATCGTCGGGAAACTTATGGAGAGCCGTCTGCCTCCATGACGGCCATTGCCAAGCGCTGGTCGATCACACTGGGCCAGCCCATCACACCCTCGCAGGTGGCTCTGTGCCTGATTGATCTGAAGCTGGCGCGGCTGGCCCATGACCCCGGACATCTCGACAGCATGATTGATGTTGCGGGTTATGCCGCCGTGCTGAAGGAGGTGAGCCGATGA
- a CDS encoding DUF6362 family protein translates to MSNDQWTASLVEERLAEAAGVLKRLPEEKVQGYFSAWPDVVHNIHESFGWHDPVLRRPWPSPGSIDRMDEAMQWLQWLEADVAKICWFRAAGERWKKICGRVGLQRTAVHQRYLFGHCVIAWKLNGHRVPRNCSRRKVIEMVQSAKA, encoded by the coding sequence ATGAGCAATGATCAATGGACAGCCTCCCTTGTGGAGGAGCGGTTGGCGGAAGCCGCAGGGGTGTTGAAGCGTCTGCCTGAAGAAAAGGTGCAGGGCTATTTCTCGGCTTGGCCTGACGTCGTTCACAACATCCATGAATCATTTGGTTGGCATGACCCCGTGCTACGCAGGCCCTGGCCGTCTCCGGGATCCATTGACCGGATGGATGAGGCGATGCAATGGCTGCAGTGGCTGGAAGCAGACGTTGCCAAGATCTGCTGGTTTCGTGCGGCGGGCGAGCGCTGGAAGAAGATCTGCGGACGAGTGGGATTGCAGCGCACGGCAGTCCATCAACGCTACCTTTTTGGTCATTGTGTCATTGCCTGGAAGCTTAACGGTCATAGGGTGCCGCGTAATTGTTCGCGTCGTAAAGTGATAGAGATGGTTCAATCGGCGAAGGCATGA
- a CDS encoding DNA methyltransferase, with amino-acid sequence MSAQIINVGDKVEMVAVSDLACHPENPRRGNLDEIRSSIRANGFYGALVVQRSTGHILAGNHRFMAAEAEGLDRVPVIYVDADDEDAKAILVGDNRLSDLAENDPELLAALLQAIQSRDVGLTGTGYSDDDLAQMLAQAAGDMGAELEGEDNIPDTPEQPVAQPGDLWVLGNHRLICGDATVATDVERLLGPVKPLLMVTDPPYGVEYDPNWRNKAGAAATKRTGKVLNDDRADWYDAWVLFPGDVAYVWHGALHATTVADSLERAHFNVRSQIIWAKERLVLSRGDYHWQHEPCWYAVKKNGKGHWAGDRKQTTLWQISSRDQDAETVHGTQKPVECMRRPILNNSSPGQAVYEPFMGSGTTLIAAESTGRVCYGLELNPAYVDVAITRWQNITGLKAILDGDGRSFEEIINERSET; translated from the coding sequence TTGAGCGCACAGATCATCAATGTTGGTGACAAGGTCGAGATGGTCGCTGTTAGCGATCTGGCTTGTCACCCGGAAAACCCACGTCGGGGGAACCTTGATGAGATCCGCTCCAGCATCCGTGCAAACGGATTTTATGGTGCGTTGGTCGTCCAACGTTCCACCGGTCACATTCTTGCGGGTAATCACCGCTTCATGGCTGCGGAGGCCGAGGGACTGGACCGGGTTCCGGTGATCTATGTGGATGCCGATGATGAGGATGCAAAAGCCATTCTGGTTGGCGACAATCGCCTATCCGATCTGGCGGAAAACGATCCGGAGCTTCTGGCTGCTCTGCTTCAGGCAATCCAATCGCGCGATGTTGGTCTGACGGGCACGGGCTATTCTGATGACGACCTCGCCCAGATGCTGGCGCAAGCCGCCGGTGACATGGGGGCCGAGCTCGAGGGTGAAGATAATATTCCAGATACCCCGGAACAACCGGTCGCCCAGCCAGGAGATCTTTGGGTGCTTGGGAACCATCGTTTGATCTGTGGTGATGCAACCGTTGCCACCGACGTGGAGAGATTGCTGGGGCCGGTCAAGCCGTTGCTCATGGTGACCGATCCGCCCTATGGGGTCGAGTATGACCCGAACTGGCGGAACAAGGCAGGAGCCGCTGCGACTAAACGCACAGGCAAGGTGCTCAATGATGATCGTGCTGACTGGTACGATGCCTGGGTCTTGTTTCCCGGTGATGTCGCCTATGTCTGGCATGGCGCTTTGCATGCAACGACGGTCGCTGACAGTTTGGAACGTGCCCACTTCAATGTTCGCTCCCAGATCATCTGGGCCAAGGAACGCTTGGTTCTGAGCCGGGGTGATTATCACTGGCAGCACGAGCCTTGTTGGTATGCGGTCAAAAAGAATGGCAAGGGTCACTGGGCAGGGGATCGCAAGCAAACGACGCTATGGCAGATTTCCAGCCGGGATCAGGATGCTGAAACCGTTCATGGCACTCAGAAGCCAGTCGAATGTATGCGTCGTCCGATTTTAAATAACTCTAGCCCGGGTCAGGCTGTTTATGAGCCTTTCATGGGATCGGGAACGACCTTGATCGCGGCGGAAAGCACGGGACGGGTCTGTTATGGTTTGGAATTGAACCCGGCTTATGTGGATGTCGCTATTACACGCTGGCAGAACATCACCGGTCTGAAAGCCATATTGGACGGCGATGGTCGTTCGTTTGAAGAGATTATTAACGAGAGGTCGGAAACGTGA
- a CDS encoding DUF3489 domain-containing protein, with amino-acid sequence MEIKKLKVSQLARAIETITGTPTTAKSFNYKSKAVDRVMELMKEHKLTREQILQAAGLTRIETPKTTVPQKVKEAKPKRITKQSILIDMLQTGAGASIEELTKATGWQPHTVRGAISNVLRKKLGFNVVNEQSYSGKQVYRIHDEA; translated from the coding sequence ATGGAAATCAAGAAACTCAAAGTCAGCCAATTGGCCCGTGCGATCGAAACCATTACTGGGACGCCAACCACAGCCAAATCGTTCAATTACAAATCCAAAGCCGTCGACCGGGTTATGGAATTGATGAAAGAACACAAACTAACCCGCGAACAAATCCTTCAGGCCGCTGGTTTGACCAGGATCGAAACGCCAAAGACCACCGTTCCCCAAAAGGTTAAAGAAGCTAAGCCTAAGCGGATCACCAAGCAGTCCATTCTGATTGATATGCTTCAAACCGGGGCAGGCGCTTCCATCGAAGAATTGACGAAAGCCACCGGCTGGCAACCCCACACCGTGCGAGGAGCGATCAGCAATGTGCTCCGGAAAAAACTCGGCTTCAATGTGGTCAACGAGCAGTCTTACAGCGGCAAGCAGGTCTATCGAATTCACGATGAAGCATAA
- a CDS encoding terminase small subunit, Nu1, producing the protein MSDNTQPISVISSLLDISERRVQQLSKAGVIPKAARGRYELIGSVRGYIRHLRDLNLKGEAGNADYGTERARLVKAKADLAEMEASQMRGDLLSAPDVKVAWTEIVALMRARLLVLPDKIAPVVHETTSLNQARDVIKKAIHEVLTEIAETDVEIVHHIDGDDSAATGGETNAGGGSTTARSNRKSVGGQK; encoded by the coding sequence ATGTCGGATAATACTCAGCCCATTTCTGTGATATCGAGCCTGCTCGATATCTCCGAGCGGCGGGTCCAGCAGTTATCGAAAGCCGGTGTCATCCCGAAGGCGGCAAGGGGTCGGTACGAGCTTATTGGTTCGGTACGTGGCTATATCCGCCATCTGCGTGATCTCAATCTGAAGGGAGAGGCGGGGAACGCCGATTATGGAACGGAACGAGCCCGGTTGGTGAAGGCCAAGGCTGATCTTGCAGAGATGGAAGCCTCACAGATGCGAGGGGATTTGCTCTCTGCTCCTGACGTGAAAGTGGCCTGGACTGAAATCGTGGCGCTGATGCGGGCACGGCTGCTGGTGCTGCCTGACAAAATCGCACCGGTGGTTCATGAAACAACAAGCCTCAACCAAGCAAGGGACGTCATCAAAAAGGCGATCCACGAAGTGCTCACGGAAATCGCCGAAACCGACGTTGAAATCGTCCATCACATTGATGGGGACGACAGCGCTGCAACAGGTGGCGAAACAAACGCTGGAGGCGGTAGCACCACCGCCAGATCTAACCGTAAGTCAGTGGGCGGACAAAAATAG
- a CDS encoding phage terminase large subunit family protein → MGTTALQQVAKQTLEAVAPPPDLTVSQWADKNRRLSSEASSEPGQWVTERAEYQRGIMNAISDASVETVVVKTSAQVGKTECILNTVGYHVDQDPSPIMVVMPTERDAETWSKDRFAPMARDTPCLYGKLSDPKSRDGSNKILHKKFVGGHLTIVGANAPSGLAMRPIRILLCDEVDRYPPSAGAEGDPVNLARKRTVTFWNRKIVLVSTPTIKGVSRIDAAWEESDKRWFWVPCPDCGTHQVLRWEQVHWEKDAAGAHLPETAHYVCVECGSVWSDAQRWSVIRHGEWRAENPFAGIAGFHLNEIYSPWVRLENMVRAFLSAKAQGAEGMKTFVNTSLGETWVETGEAPDWERLYDQRQQWSPGTVPEGGLFLTAGADIQKGRIEVDVWAWGRGLESWLVDHIVIDGGPHDPDPWLKLEALLDQTWPHVSGAHLRIAKLAVDTGYEASAVYAWARRVGFGQVAPIKGVEGFNRSSPVSGPTFVDATDGGKKLKRGARLWTVSVSTFKSETYRFLRASRPTDEERAEGAEYLPGTVHLPTWVETEWLKQLVAEQLVTVKNKRGFTRLEWQKLRERNEALDCRVYARAAAWIAGADRWSAEKWTDLEDQLGVPAQDAEAAGMINRPSHPPTEKRRSDWLGRRDNWF, encoded by the coding sequence ATGGGGACGACAGCGCTGCAACAGGTGGCGAAACAAACGCTGGAGGCGGTAGCACCACCGCCAGATCTAACCGTAAGTCAGTGGGCGGACAAAAATAGACGACTGAGCTCTGAAGCGAGCTCCGAGCCCGGACAATGGGTGACGGAACGCGCCGAGTATCAACGCGGCATCATGAATGCCATTTCCGATGCCTCGGTAGAAACCGTGGTTGTGAAGACCTCGGCTCAGGTCGGCAAGACGGAATGCATCCTGAACACGGTCGGCTATCACGTTGATCAGGATCCATCACCCATCATGGTGGTGATGCCGACAGAACGTGATGCCGAGACCTGGTCTAAAGACCGCTTTGCACCCATGGCGCGGGATACGCCGTGCCTTTATGGGAAGCTGTCGGATCCGAAGTCTCGGGATGGATCGAACAAGATCCTGCACAAGAAGTTTGTCGGGGGTCATTTGACGATCGTTGGTGCGAACGCACCTTCGGGTTTGGCCATGCGTCCAATCCGGATCCTTCTGTGTGATGAAGTCGATCGCTACCCGCCCAGTGCGGGAGCGGAAGGTGACCCGGTTAATCTGGCGCGAAAGCGCACGGTGACGTTCTGGAACCGCAAGATCGTTCTGGTCTCAACGCCGACGATCAAAGGTGTGAGCCGGATTGATGCGGCTTGGGAAGAAAGTGATAAACGATGGTTTTGGGTTCCTTGCCCGGATTGCGGAACCCATCAGGTTCTGAGGTGGGAACAGGTCCATTGGGAAAAGGACGCTGCTGGTGCCCACCTGCCGGAAACGGCCCACTACGTTTGTGTGGAGTGTGGCTCGGTTTGGTCGGATGCGCAGCGGTGGTCTGTAATCCGTCATGGTGAATGGCGAGCAGAAAACCCTTTCGCCGGGATCGCAGGGTTCCATCTGAATGAAATTTATTCGCCATGGGTTCGATTGGAAAACATGGTACGGGCGTTTTTGTCTGCCAAAGCCCAAGGGGCCGAGGGCATGAAAACCTTCGTGAACACCTCTCTCGGTGAGACCTGGGTCGAAACCGGCGAAGCCCCAGATTGGGAGCGCCTGTACGATCAGCGCCAGCAATGGTCGCCGGGAACGGTACCAGAGGGCGGTTTGTTTTTGACGGCGGGGGCCGATATTCAGAAAGGCCGCATCGAAGTGGATGTCTGGGCCTGGGGACGTGGACTGGAAAGCTGGTTGGTGGATCACATCGTCATTGATGGTGGTCCGCACGATCCAGACCCCTGGCTGAAACTGGAAGCTCTATTGGATCAAACTTGGCCCCATGTAAGTGGGGCGCATCTTCGTATCGCCAAACTGGCTGTCGATACCGGCTATGAAGCTTCGGCTGTCTATGCCTGGGCTCGACGGGTTGGTTTTGGTCAGGTTGCCCCCATTAAGGGAGTTGAAGGGTTCAATCGGTCCAGTCCGGTTTCAGGTCCCACGTTCGTTGATGCGACCGATGGCGGCAAGAAGCTTAAACGCGGCGCTCGGCTTTGGACGGTTTCTGTCTCGACCTTTAAATCCGAGACCTACAGGTTTCTTCGAGCATCTCGTCCAACGGATGAGGAAAGAGCCGAGGGAGCTGAGTATTTACCCGGCACGGTTCATTTGCCGACCTGGGTGGAGACGGAATGGCTTAAGCAGTTGGTTGCCGAGCAGCTTGTGACCGTCAAGAACAAGCGCGGCTTCACACGTCTTGAATGGCAAAAACTGCGTGAACGTAATGAAGCTCTGGATTGCCGGGTGTACGCACGGGCAGCCGCATGGATTGCGGGAGCCGATCGATGGTCTGCAGAAAAATGGACAGACCTTGAAGATCAGCTTGGTGTCCCGGCTCAAGATGCCGAAGCAGCGGGCATGATCAACCGACCATCCCACCCGCCAACGGAAAAACGCCGTTCGGATTGGTTAGGTCGGCGTGACAACTGGTTTTAA
- a CDS encoding phage portal protein: MTVSWLDKAVAVFAPVTATRRALARQAFDGLARGYDGASKGRRTDGWRTAGTSADTEVGMASALLRDRMRDLVRNNPHAAKAVSVLVNNIIGAGIMPRAVSGNEALDKAVNKLWDQWSRHCDADGQLDFYGLQTLICREMVEAGEVLVRRRMRKASDGLNVPMQLQILEADFLDATRNGETAGKDRLVQGVQFNGIGQRKAYWIYESHPGDAYGAIQGSFQSKAVSATDIVHVYEKQRVQVRGVPWGAPVIRSLRDLDDYEVAEIVRKKTEACVTAIVFGDDESQQGVAPAVTDADGKRVEQFEPGLIAYARGGKDIKFNQPAATGGYGEYKRASLHTISAGFRVPYELLTGDLSQVNYSSIRAGLVEFRRMIDAVQWQLFIPMLCQPVWNWFTEAAWVAGHIPEPDVPEEWSPPKFEAVDPMKDAMADLLSIRSGTMTLAEAIARQGRNPDAVLAEIASMNTKLDAAGIVLDSDPRRVTKTGSAQTTDAFAATDTTD, translated from the coding sequence ATGACGGTTAGCTGGTTGGATAAAGCCGTCGCGGTCTTTGCACCCGTCACTGCCACAAGGAGGGCTTTGGCTCGTCAGGCATTTGACGGCCTGGCTCGTGGTTATGATGGTGCGTCCAAAGGGCGCAGAACTGATGGCTGGAGAACCGCTGGCACGTCTGCAGATACTGAAGTGGGCATGGCCAGCGCGTTGTTGCGTGATCGCATGCGTGATCTTGTTCGCAACAATCCCCATGCGGCCAAAGCCGTGTCCGTGTTGGTCAACAACATCATTGGAGCGGGCATCATGCCCCGGGCGGTTTCGGGTAACGAGGCGCTCGACAAAGCCGTCAACAAACTCTGGGATCAGTGGTCTCGTCATTGTGATGCCGATGGTCAGTTGGATTTCTACGGTCTGCAGACCTTGATCTGTCGTGAGATGGTCGAGGCGGGAGAGGTGTTGGTTCGCCGCCGTATGCGGAAAGCCTCTGATGGTCTTAACGTTCCAATGCAGCTCCAGATCCTTGAAGCTGACTTTCTGGATGCGACAAGAAACGGAGAGACTGCCGGGAAGGATCGCCTTGTCCAGGGTGTGCAGTTCAACGGCATAGGGCAGAGAAAGGCCTATTGGATTTATGAAAGCCATCCCGGTGACGCCTATGGTGCCATTCAAGGGAGCTTCCAAAGTAAGGCAGTTTCCGCCACCGATATTGTGCATGTCTATGAAAAGCAACGTGTGCAGGTTCGCGGTGTTCCATGGGGAGCGCCGGTCATTCGATCTTTACGTGATCTTGATGACTATGAGGTTGCCGAGATCGTTCGCAAGAAAACGGAAGCCTGCGTCACGGCGATTGTTTTTGGTGATGATGAATCCCAACAAGGCGTTGCTCCTGCTGTCACCGATGCTGATGGTAAACGGGTGGAGCAGTTTGAACCCGGGCTCATTGCTTATGCTCGCGGCGGCAAGGACATCAAATTCAATCAGCCAGCGGCCACGGGAGGCTACGGCGAATACAAACGCGCAAGCCTCCACACCATATCGGCGGGTTTTCGGGTCCCTTATGAATTGCTCACTGGTGATTTAAGCCAGGTGAACTATTCGTCAATTCGTGCCGGTCTCGTCGAGTTCAGGCGGATGATTGATGCTGTCCAATGGCAGCTGTTCATTCCCATGCTTTGCCAACCTGTCTGGAACTGGTTCACCGAAGCGGCCTGGGTGGCGGGACACATCCCTGAACCGGACGTCCCTGAGGAATGGTCTCCACCGAAATTCGAAGCGGTCGATCCCATGAAAGATGCCATGGCGGATCTGCTCTCCATTCGATCCGGCACCATGACTTTGGCGGAAGCCATCGCGCGGCAAGGCCGCAATCCTGATGCCGTTCTGGCGGAAATTGCCAGCATGAACACCAAGCTGGATGCCGCCGGGATTGTTTTGGACTCAGACCCAAGGCGGGTCACCAAGACAGGCAGTGCGCAGACGACAGACGCCTTTGCTGCGACCGACACCACAGACTGA